Proteins encoded within one genomic window of Burkholderiaceae bacterium:
- a CDS encoding N-acyl-D-aspartate/D-glutamate deacylase: MHDTLIRNATVVDGTLAEPYVADVAIEGGRIAAVGRIGGGARRVIDADGLHLVPGFVDLHTHYDGQASWDEVFSPSIYHGITTLVMGNCGVGFAPVRPGGEQRLIELMEGVEEIPGAALAEGIRWGWESFSEYCRALDAMPHSLDFLTLVPHDSLRLYVMGERAERGENATDDDLAQMKMLLHQALQDGAIGFGMGSSEVHRTSRGRMTPSFRVAGRELNALASALQGLPYRVLQAVNDFSLTATPEGESRALFEQEYAKLEDMVRAAGRPLSMTWMQRLQIPQNWQWLGEAALASQRKGLTIRLQCSPRGIGVLNGLDTTMNLLLAFPGYQQIAQLPPAERAARLREPTLRARILAEQPVQLSQPGNTVPPLVDQLIAGFERVAFQFFPYREVSGNVDYEPDPSTSFGAQAKARGISAKELVYDYLASGDGTNLIYFPIYNYLLGSLDAVREMLNHPLALVALGDGGAHVGTICDASYSTTMLAHWALQRTRGPRLPLPQVVHMLSQRNAAHLGLHDRGTIAVGKKADLNLVNLDRLALKLPQVVRDLPAGGRRMIQKAEGYIATFVSGETVIEHGEITAARPGRWVRAPA; the protein is encoded by the coding sequence ATGCATGACACGCTGATCCGAAACGCAACCGTGGTCGACGGCACGCTGGCCGAGCCTTACGTCGCCGACGTCGCGATCGAGGGCGGGCGCATCGCCGCCGTTGGCCGGATCGGCGGCGGCGCACGCCGTGTCATCGACGCCGACGGCCTGCATCTGGTGCCGGGCTTCGTCGACCTGCACACGCACTACGACGGCCAGGCCTCGTGGGACGAAGTGTTTTCGCCGAGCATCTACCACGGCATCACCACGCTCGTGATGGGCAACTGCGGCGTCGGCTTCGCGCCGGTGCGGCCCGGCGGCGAGCAACGGCTGATCGAGCTGATGGAGGGCGTCGAGGAAATCCCCGGCGCCGCGCTCGCCGAAGGTATCCGCTGGGGCTGGGAATCGTTTTCCGAATACTGCCGCGCGCTGGACGCGATGCCGCACAGCCTGGACTTCCTGACGCTGGTGCCGCACGACAGCCTGCGCCTGTACGTGATGGGCGAGCGCGCCGAGCGCGGCGAGAACGCGACCGACGACGACCTGGCGCAGATGAAGATGCTGCTGCACCAGGCATTGCAGGACGGCGCGATCGGCTTCGGCATGGGCAGCTCGGAAGTGCACCGCACCAGCCGGGGCCGGATGACGCCGTCGTTCCGCGTCGCCGGGCGCGAGCTGAACGCGCTCGCCTCGGCGCTGCAAGGCCTTCCGTACCGGGTGCTGCAGGCAGTGAACGATTTTTCATTGACCGCGACGCCCGAGGGCGAGAGCCGCGCGCTATTCGAGCAGGAATACGCGAAGCTCGAAGACATGGTGCGCGCGGCAGGCCGGCCGTTGTCGATGACCTGGATGCAGCGGCTGCAGATCCCGCAGAACTGGCAGTGGCTGGGCGAAGCGGCGCTTGCGAGCCAGCGCAAGGGCCTGACGATCCGGCTGCAATGCTCGCCGCGCGGCATCGGCGTGCTCAATGGCCTCGACACCACGATGAATCTGCTGCTGGCCTTTCCCGGCTACCAGCAGATCGCGCAGCTACCGCCGGCCGAGCGCGCGGCGCGGCTGCGCGAACCGACGTTGCGCGCGCGCATCCTGGCCGAACAGCCGGTGCAGCTTTCGCAGCCCGGCAACACGGTGCCGCCGTTGGTCGACCAGTTGATCGCCGGCTTCGAGCGCGTCGCGTTCCAGTTCTTTCCGTACCGCGAGGTCAGCGGCAACGTCGATTACGAACCGGACCCGTCGACCTCGTTCGGCGCGCAGGCGAAAGCACGCGGCATCAGCGCAAAGGAGCTGGTCTACGACTACCTGGCGAGCGGTGACGGCACGAACCTCATCTACTTCCCGATCTACAACTATCTGCTCGGATCGCTCGATGCCGTGCGCGAGATGCTGAATCACCCGCTGGCGCTGGTCGCGCTCGGCGATGGCGGCGCGCATGTCGGCACGATCTGCGACGCCAGCTACTCGACCACCATGCTTGCGCACTGGGCGTTGCAGCGCACGCGCGGGCCGCGCCTGCCGCTGCCGCAGGTGGTGCACATGCTGAGCCAGCGCAATGCCGCGCACCTGGGGCTGCACGACCGGGGAACGATCGCGGTGGGCAAGAAAGCCGACCTCAATTTGGTGAACCTGGACCGGCTGGCGCTCAAGTTGCCGCAAGTGGTGCGCGACCTGCCGGCCGGCGGGCGGCGCATGATCCAGAAGGCCGAGGGCTACATCGCCACCTTCGTTTCCGGCGAGACGGTGATCGAGCATGGAGAAATCACCGCGGCGCGGCCGGGGCGCTGGGTGCGGGCGCCGGCATAG
- a CDS encoding Putative dioxygenase codes for MPASLHPFHLAFPVTSLAEARAFYGGLLGCPEGRSSPDWVDFDLYGHQIVAHLAPGEAGHRKTSAVDGDAVPVRHFGVVLPMDEWQQLADRLRAAGTRFVIEPHVRFKGQVGEQATMFFLDPSGNALEFKAFADLTQLFAK; via the coding sequence ATGCCAGCAAGCCTGCACCCATTCCACCTGGCGTTTCCCGTCACGTCGCTCGCCGAAGCGCGCGCGTTCTACGGCGGGTTGCTCGGCTGTCCCGAAGGGCGCTCGTCGCCCGACTGGGTCGACTTCGACCTCTACGGCCACCAAATCGTCGCGCACCTTGCGCCAGGCGAAGCGGGTCACCGCAAGACCAGCGCGGTCGACGGCGACGCGGTGCCGGTACGGCATTTCGGCGTGGTGCTGCCGATGGACGAGTGGCAGCAACTGGCGGATCGGCTGCGGGCGGCGGGCACGCGTTTCGTGATCGAGCCGCATGTGCGCTTCAAAGGCCAGGTCGGCGAGCAGGCGACGATGTTCTTCCTCGACCCCAGCGGCAACGCGCTCGAATTCAAGGCCTTTGCCGACTTGACGCAGTTGTTCGCCAAGTAA
- a CDS encoding Nitrilotriacetate monooxygenase component B, with the protein MAPHTASPPSFSRRQFRAALGMFATGVTIVTARGPSGVPVGLTANSFNSVSLEPPLVLWSLARSAGALALLSGASHYAVNILAADQKALAERFSIKGDDRWNGVAYADGLSGAPLLAGAAATFECFNRSRYEEGDHVIFVGEVEHCTHRAGVSPLLFHGAKYYTEHPL; encoded by the coding sequence ATGGCGCCGCACACCGCCTCCCCGCCGAGCTTCTCGCGGCGCCAGTTCCGCGCCGCCCTCGGCATGTTCGCCACCGGCGTGACCATCGTCACCGCGCGCGGCCCGTCGGGCGTTCCGGTCGGACTCACCGCGAATTCGTTCAACTCGGTGTCGCTGGAGCCGCCGCTGGTGCTGTGGAGCTTGGCGCGTTCCGCCGGCGCGCTCGCGCTGTTGTCCGGCGCCTCGCATTACGCGGTCAACATCCTCGCCGCCGACCAGAAGGCGCTGGCCGAGCGCTTCTCGATCAAGGGCGACGACCGCTGGAACGGCGTCGCCTACGCCGACGGCTTGAGCGGCGCGCCGCTGCTGGCCGGCGCCGCTGCCACCTTCGAGTGCTTCAACCGCAGCCGCTATGAGGAGGGCGACCATGTCATCTTCGTCGGCGAAGTCGAGCACTGCACGCATCGCGCGGGCGTATCGCCGCTGCTGTTCCACGGCGCGAAGTACTACACCGAGCATCCGCTGTAG
- a CDS encoding putative MFS-type transporter, which produces MPTAILATPAPTAHDALYAKITRRVLPFLFICYVVNFIDRVNIGYAKLQFLQDLHLNDEIYGIAAGMFFIGYLVFEVPSNLLLARIGARKTLTRIMVLWGLITVALMFVKTAGVLYVLRFLLGAAEAGFFPGIIFYLTFWFPNHRRGRCTSLFILAVPIAGIIGGPLSGWIMSSFHEFGGLRGWQWLFLLEGIPAVVLGVLALFVLTDRPENAHWLTDAEKSAVAADLERDRQQDHRSAEPARLVEALRDPYLYLFSAVYFTMFLYLNALGFWVPTILKSVGVSSLEHIGLLHGAISVATAIGMVLIGRSSDRRLERRWHAAISGAVAAVCFLLLPLAAHSAAVTTLLLAIGSVGIFGVLITFWTIPASYFKGTAAAGGIAVISSLGAIGGAVSPSLVGTMKVHTGSIYGGLSIVAVLLALGMLALLVFVPRSFGRKPA; this is translated from the coding sequence ATGCCTACCGCAATCCTAGCTACACCGGCTCCGACCGCGCACGACGCGCTCTACGCCAAGATCACGCGGCGCGTGCTGCCGTTCCTGTTCATCTGCTACGTGGTCAACTTCATCGACCGCGTGAACATCGGCTACGCCAAGCTGCAGTTCCTGCAGGACCTGCATCTGAACGACGAGATCTACGGCATCGCGGCCGGCATGTTCTTCATCGGCTACCTGGTGTTCGAGGTGCCGAGCAACCTGCTGCTCGCGCGCATCGGCGCGCGCAAGACGCTGACGCGCATCATGGTGCTGTGGGGGCTGATCACCGTCGCGCTGATGTTCGTGAAGACGGCGGGCGTGCTCTATGTGCTGCGCTTCCTGCTCGGCGCGGCCGAGGCCGGCTTCTTTCCCGGCATCATCTTCTACCTGACGTTCTGGTTCCCCAACCATCGGCGCGGCCGCTGCACCAGCCTGTTCATCCTCGCGGTGCCGATCGCCGGCATCATCGGCGGGCCGCTGTCGGGCTGGATCATGAGCAGCTTCCACGAGTTCGGTGGCCTGCGCGGCTGGCAGTGGCTGTTCCTGCTGGAAGGCATCCCCGCGGTCGTGCTCGGCGTGCTTGCGCTGTTCGTGCTGACCGACCGGCCCGAGAACGCGCACTGGCTGACCGATGCCGAGAAAAGCGCGGTAGCGGCCGACCTGGAACGCGACCGGCAGCAGGACCACCGGTCGGCGGAGCCGGCGCGCCTCGTCGAGGCGCTGCGCGACCCGTACCTGTATCTGTTCTCGGCGGTCTATTTCACGATGTTCCTGTACCTGAACGCGCTCGGCTTCTGGGTCCCGACGATTCTGAAAAGCGTCGGCGTCAGCTCGCTCGAACATATCGGCCTGCTGCACGGCGCGATCTCGGTCGCGACCGCGATCGGCATGGTGCTGATCGGCCGCAGCTCGGACCGCCGTCTCGAGCGGCGCTGGCACGCGGCGATTTCGGGCGCCGTCGCGGCCGTGTGCTTTCTGCTGCTGCCGCTGGCGGCGCACAGCGCGGCCGTCACCACCCTGCTGCTCGCGATCGGCTCGGTCGGCATCTTCGGCGTGCTGATCACGTTCTGGACGATTCCCGCGAGCTATTTCAAGGGCACGGCGGCGGCCGGCGGCATTGCGGTGATCTCTTCGCTCGGCGCGATCGGTGGCGCGGTCAGTCCGTCATTGGTCGGCACGATGAAGGTGCACACCGGCAGCATCTATGGCGGGCTGTCCATCGTCGCGGTGCTGCTCGCGCTGGGGATGCTCGCGCTGCTGGTGTTCGTGCCGCGATCGTTCGGGCGCAAGCCGGCGTGA
- a CDS encoding Inner-membrane proton/drug antiporter (MSF type) of tripartite multidrug efflux system has protein sequence MNAAVAEHARVPHRRMITISIMLATIMQALDTTIANVALPHMEGSLQASQDQIMWVLTSYIVASAITMPLTGWLCGQWGRRRVFLASVIGFTISSALCGMANSLPEIVAARLLQGVFGSALVPLSQAVLLDINPIEKIGQAMAIWGAGIMVGPILGPLLGGWLTENYNWRWVFYINLPVGLMALWGIETFLPESRPARERLDRFGLITLSIAIGMLQLFLDRGEQQGWFQSWEIRLELAAAVVSFAFFVVHTWTVEGESFFDRDLLKDRNFVTGLLFAFIVGMILYGTMALLPTLLQNLMDYPVVYTGEVTAPRGIGTMLAMIVVGRLVHRIDVRAIMAVGFALTAFALYQMTDLTLQMDANLIIVSGFIQGLGIGLTFVPLSAATFATLAPRLRHQGTPIYSLLRNIGSSVGISIVQARLTESASAAHARIAATVAPGNHALAQLPQLVDPSNPVGLAVLNAEVTRQGALLGYIDDFGFMMWITLAVIPLLLVIRGSHPAPAAPKAGAEIDPDEVAAAVETP, from the coding sequence ATGAACGCCGCGGTCGCCGAACACGCGCGCGTGCCGCACCGCCGCATGATCACGATCTCGATCATGCTGGCGACCATCATGCAGGCGCTGGACACGACGATCGCGAACGTCGCGCTGCCGCACATGGAAGGCAGCCTGCAGGCGTCGCAGGACCAGATCATGTGGGTGCTGACCTCCTACATCGTCGCGTCCGCGATCACGATGCCGCTGACCGGCTGGCTGTGCGGCCAATGGGGCCGGCGGCGCGTGTTCCTCGCGTCGGTGATCGGGTTCACGATTTCGTCGGCGCTGTGCGGCATGGCGAACTCGCTGCCCGAGATCGTCGCCGCGCGGCTGCTGCAGGGCGTGTTCGGTTCGGCGCTGGTGCCGCTGTCGCAGGCGGTGCTGCTCGACATCAACCCGATCGAGAAGATCGGCCAGGCGATGGCGATCTGGGGCGCCGGCATCATGGTCGGGCCGATCCTCGGGCCGCTCTTGGGCGGCTGGCTGACCGAGAACTACAACTGGCGCTGGGTGTTCTACATCAATCTGCCGGTCGGGCTGATGGCGCTGTGGGGCATCGAGACCTTTCTGCCCGAGAGCCGGCCCGCGCGCGAGCGGCTGGACCGGTTCGGCCTGATCACGCTGTCGATCGCGATCGGCATGCTGCAGCTCTTTCTCGACCGGGGCGAACAGCAGGGCTGGTTCCAGTCGTGGGAGATCCGGCTCGAGCTGGCGGCCGCCGTGGTCAGCTTCGCGTTCTTCGTGGTCCACACCTGGACCGTCGAGGGCGAGTCGTTCTTCGACCGCGATCTCTTGAAGGACCGCAACTTCGTCACCGGCCTGTTGTTCGCGTTCATCGTCGGGATGATCCTGTACGGCACGATGGCGCTGCTGCCGACGCTGTTGCAGAACCTGATGGACTACCCGGTGGTCTACACCGGCGAGGTGACCGCGCCGCGCGGCATCGGCACGATGCTCGCGATGATCGTGGTGGGAAGGCTGGTGCACAGGATCGACGTGCGCGCGATCATGGCCGTGGGCTTTGCGCTGACCGCGTTCGCGCTGTACCAGATGACCGACCTGACGCTGCAGATGGACGCGAATCTGATCATCGTCTCCGGCTTCATCCAGGGCCTGGGGATCGGCCTGACCTTCGTGCCGCTGTCGGCCGCGACCTTCGCGACGCTGGCGCCGCGGCTGCGCCACCAGGGCACGCCGATCTACAGCCTGCTGCGCAACATCGGCTCCAGCGTCGGCATCTCGATCGTGCAGGCCCGGCTCACCGAGAGCGCGAGCGCGGCGCATGCACGGATCGCCGCGACGGTCGCGCCGGGCAACCATGCACTGGCGCAACTGCCGCAACTGGTCGATCCGAGCAACCCGGTCGGCCTCGCGGTGCTGAACGCCGAAGTCACGCGCCAGGGCGCGCTGCTGGGCTACATCGACGACTTCGGCTTCATGATGTGGATCACGCTGGCGGTGATCCCGCTGCTGCTGGTGATCCGCGGCTCGCACCCGGCGCCGGCCGCGCCCAAGGCCGGCGCCGAGATCGACCCGGACGAGGTCGCGGCCGCGGTCGAAACACCGTAG
- a CDS encoding Protein secretion chaperonin CsaA, whose amino-acid sequence MQTITWDEFTKVELRVGRIVAAEVFEQARKPAYKLQVDFGPQLGLKKSSAQITALYRPEELVGRLVVAVVNFPPKQIGPFMSECLVTGFHDAEGRVTLCTPEHEVPLGTKLL is encoded by the coding sequence ATGCAAACGATCACCTGGGACGAATTCACCAAGGTCGAACTGCGCGTCGGCCGCATCGTCGCCGCCGAAGTGTTTGAGCAGGCGCGCAAGCCCGCCTACAAGCTGCAGGTCGATTTCGGCCCGCAGCTCGGCTTAAAGAAATCGAGCGCGCAGATCACCGCGCTGTACCGGCCCGAAGAGCTGGTCGGCCGACTCGTCGTCGCGGTCGTCAACTTTCCGCCCAAACAGATCGGGCCGTTCATGTCGGAGTGCCTGGTCACCGGTTTTCACGACGCCGAGGGCCGGGTGACGCTGTGCACGCCCGAGCACGAAGTGCCGCTGGGGACCAAGCTGTTGTGA
- a CDS encoding putative hypoxanthine oxidase XdhD, protein MTTTNPYARFGSGQAVHRIEDDGLLAGRGRYAGDLSAPQLAHLFFLRSPYPHARIAGIDVAAARTMPGVQLVVTGAELVAAGVKPMPGPGFGRADGSPGASPPRRALAHGIVRFVGEPVVAIVAATLEQARNAAEAVQVDYDELPAVTDPVRAMQPGAPRLCDAAPDNVSAEMRHGDAKATAAAFARAAHVVTLDIKNQRVAALTLEPRSALAVFDTKDERLTIHLSTQMPTGARETVCSALGLKPEQVRVLVGDVGGGFGMKTGAYPEDVALAYCARSLRGAVRWVAERSEEFLASTHGRDVQTHVELALGADGRILALRLAGVANVGAYATGTAVAIQLLIGPWVQTSVYDIQTIDFDFKAVLTNTAPTGAYRGAGRPEAIYIMERTMDEAARQTGIDRVALRRRNFIRPEQMPYKNPMGQTYDCGRFEHVMDQGLALADWNGFAAREAEAKARGKLRGLGLATFLEWTGGNVFEERVTVSVQGDGVIEVYSAVNQMGQGIATSLAQLVVDVFQVPIARVRVVLGDTDRGNGFGSAGSRSLFTGGSAMKVGADRTLDQARQLAARELEAAAADLDYTGGRFSVRGTDLGIGLFDLAARQSEQRIFVDSTSSVAGPTWPNGCHVCEVEIDPQTGTTEVVAYASVNDVGRVVNPLIVRGQLDGGAVQGIGQALFEQVLYDPDSGQLVTGSLMDYAAPHADEAPPFLRTEMDESTPCLNNAMGVKGVGELGTIGATPCVVNAVADALARNGHAAEAPGLIMPLTPAKVWALLHEAA, encoded by the coding sequence ATGACGACGACCAACCCATACGCCCGCTTCGGCAGTGGCCAGGCGGTGCATCGCATCGAGGACGATGGGCTGCTTGCGGGCCGCGGCCGCTATGCCGGCGACCTGAGCGCGCCGCAGCTCGCGCACCTCTTCTTCCTGCGCTCGCCGTATCCGCATGCGCGCATCGCGGGCATCGACGTTGCGGCCGCGCGCACGATGCCCGGCGTGCAACTGGTCGTGACCGGCGCCGAGCTGGTCGCCGCCGGCGTGAAGCCGATGCCCGGCCCCGGCTTCGGGCGCGCCGATGGCTCGCCCGGCGCGAGCCCGCCGCGGCGCGCGCTTGCGCACGGGATCGTTCGCTTCGTCGGCGAGCCGGTGGTCGCGATCGTTGCCGCGACGCTGGAGCAGGCGCGCAACGCGGCCGAGGCGGTGCAGGTCGACTATGACGAACTGCCGGCGGTGACCGACCCGGTGCGCGCAATGCAGCCCGGCGCGCCGCGGCTATGCGACGCCGCGCCGGACAACGTCTCGGCCGAGATGCGCCACGGCGACGCGAAGGCGACCGCGGCCGCGTTCGCGCGCGCCGCGCATGTGGTGACGCTCGACATCAAGAACCAGCGGGTCGCGGCGCTGACGCTGGAACCGCGCTCCGCGCTTGCGGTATTCGATACCAAGGACGAGCGCCTGACGATCCATCTGAGCACGCAGATGCCGACCGGCGCGCGCGAAACGGTGTGCAGCGCGCTCGGTCTCAAGCCCGAGCAGGTGCGGGTGTTGGTCGGCGATGTCGGCGGCGGCTTCGGCATGAAGACCGGCGCTTATCCGGAAGACGTCGCGCTGGCGTACTGCGCGCGCAGCCTGCGCGGCGCGGTGCGCTGGGTCGCCGAGCGCAGCGAGGAATTTCTCGCGAGCACGCACGGCCGCGACGTGCAGACTCATGTCGAACTCGCGTTGGGTGCTGACGGCCGCATCCTCGCGCTGCGCTTGGCCGGCGTTGCGAACGTCGGCGCGTACGCGACCGGCACCGCGGTCGCGATCCAGCTGTTGATCGGCCCCTGGGTGCAGACCAGCGTGTACGACATCCAGACCATAGACTTCGACTTCAAGGCGGTGCTGACGAACACCGCGCCGACCGGCGCGTACCGCGGCGCGGGCCGGCCCGAGGCGATCTACATCATGGAACGGACGATGGACGAGGCCGCGCGCCAGACCGGCATCGACCGCGTGGCGCTGCGCCGGCGCAATTTCATCCGGCCCGAGCAGATGCCGTACAAGAACCCGATGGGCCAGACCTACGACTGCGGACGCTTCGAGCATGTGATGGATCAAGGGTTGGCGCTCGCCGACTGGAACGGCTTTGCGGCGCGCGAGGCGGAGGCTAAGGCGCGCGGAAAACTGCGCGGCCTCGGCCTCGCGACCTTTTTGGAGTGGACTGGCGGCAACGTGTTCGAGGAGCGCGTCACCGTTAGCGTGCAGGGCGATGGGGTGATCGAGGTCTATTCGGCAGTGAACCAGATGGGCCAGGGCATCGCGACCTCGCTCGCGCAACTGGTGGTCGACGTGTTCCAGGTGCCGATCGCGCGCGTGCGCGTCGTGCTCGGCGACACGGATCGCGGCAACGGCTTCGGCAGCGCGGGCTCGCGCTCGCTGTTCACCGGCGGCTCGGCGATGAAGGTCGGCGCGGACCGCACGCTGGACCAGGCGCGCCAGCTTGCCGCGCGCGAACTCGAAGCGGCCGCGGCCGACCTCGACTACACCGGCGGGCGCTTTTCGGTGCGCGGCACGGACCTCGGCATCGGCCTGTTCGACCTCGCCGCGCGTCAGAGCGAGCAGCGCATCTTCGTGGATTCCACCAGCAGCGTTGCCGGGCCGACCTGGCCGAACGGCTGCCACGTGTGCGAGGTCGAGATCGATCCGCAGACCGGCACCACCGAGGTCGTCGCCTATGCGTCGGTGAACGACGTCGGCCGCGTCGTCAATCCGCTGATCGTGCGCGGCCAGCTCGACGGCGGCGCGGTGCAGGGCATCGGCCAGGCGCTGTTCGAGCAGGTGCTGTACGACCCGGACAGCGGCCAGCTCGTTACCGGCAGCCTGATGGACTATGCCGCGCCGCACGCCGACGAGGCGCCGCCGTTCCTGCGCACCGAGATGGACGAATCGACGCCCTGCCTGAACAACGCCATGGGCGTGAAGGGCGTCGGCGAGCTCGGCACGATAGGCGCGACGCCCTGCGTCGTGAACGCGGTCGCCGATGCGCTCGCGAGGAACGGTCATGCGGCCGAGGCGCCGGGTCTCATCATGCCGCTCACGCCGGCCAAGGTCTGGGCGCTGCTGCACGAGGCCGCGTAG
- a CDS encoding slipin family protein, which translates to MKPLVTLITLGVDDLERAVAFYRDGLGLATKGIVGREFENGAVAFFNLQPGLKLALWPRASLAADTGLAQTAGCATEMTLAHNVASRAEVDATLAQAQAAGAAIVRPAHDTFYGGYAGYFQDPDGHLWEVAFNPGFAELG; encoded by the coding sequence ATGAAGCCGTTGGTCACGCTGATCACGCTCGGCGTCGACGATCTGGAGCGCGCGGTCGCGTTCTACCGCGACGGCCTCGGCCTGGCGACGAAAGGCATCGTCGGCCGCGAATTCGAGAACGGCGCGGTCGCGTTCTTCAACCTGCAGCCGGGGCTCAAGCTCGCACTGTGGCCGCGCGCGAGCCTCGCCGCCGACACCGGCCTGGCGCAGACAGCCGGCTGCGCGACCGAGATGACGCTCGCGCACAACGTCGCGTCGCGCGCCGAGGTCGACGCGACGCTGGCGCAGGCGCAGGCCGCGGGCGCGGCCATCGTGCGGCCGGCGCACGACACCTTCTACGGCGGCTACGCCGGCTACTTCCAGGACCCGGACGGGCACCTGTGGGAAGTCGCGTTCAACCCGGGCTTCGCCGAACTCGGCTGA
- a CDS encoding Hydrolase, alpha/beta fold family: protein MTPLPTFTTLGAGPTVLMLHGVDGGSLAWAPQVESFASRGWRAVAWNMPGYGHSAPIEPYNFKGLAQSCLALIDALACESVVLLGHDAGGMVAQEVALRWPQRVNRLVLCATVAAFAGADAPTNGADRDPEHDGQCRFIAERSAPLDAGQSMEVLAQQLVPRRAGAAALREGVDLAAHCLAQVSPATYRRALEALAAFDRRADLARIRVPTLLVAGESDRDFPPAQMRAIADRITDSRQVELRGIGHWPHLEAPDEFDGLVLGFLADSQQIAP from the coding sequence ATGACGCCGCTGCCCACGTTCACGACGCTGGGCGCGGGGCCGACCGTGCTGATGCTGCACGGTGTCGATGGCGGCAGCCTGGCCTGGGCGCCGCAGGTCGAGAGCTTTGCATCGCGCGGCTGGCGCGCGGTCGCCTGGAACATGCCGGGCTACGGCCACAGCGCGCCGATCGAGCCGTACAACTTCAAGGGGCTGGCGCAGAGTTGCCTCGCGCTGATCGACGCGCTGGCCTGCGAGAGCGTCGTGCTGCTCGGCCACGACGCCGGCGGCATGGTCGCGCAGGAGGTGGCGCTGCGCTGGCCGCAGCGGGTGAACCGTCTCGTGCTGTGCGCGACCGTGGCCGCGTTCGCCGGCGCCGACGCACCAACGAACGGCGCAGACCGCGACCCGGAGCACGATGGACAGTGTCGTTTCATCGCCGAGCGCAGCGCGCCGCTGGACGCGGGCCAGAGCATGGAGGTGCTGGCGCAGCAGTTGGTGCCGCGCCGCGCCGGCGCGGCCGCGCTGCGCGAGGGCGTGGATCTGGCCGCGCACTGCCTCGCGCAGGTCAGCCCGGCCACGTACCGGCGCGCGCTCGAAGCGCTGGCGGCGTTCGACCGCCGCGCCGATCTGGCGCGCATCCGCGTGCCGACGCTGCTCGTCGCCGGCGAATCCGACCGCGACTTCCCGCCGGCGCAGATGCGCGCCATCGCCGACCGCATCACCGACAGCCGGCAGGTCGAACTGCGCGGCATCGGCCACTGGCCGCATCTGGAAGCGCCGGACGAATTCGACGGTCTGGTGCTGGGCTTTCTCGCCGATTCGCAGCAAATCGCGCCGTAG
- a CDS encoding Transcriptional regulator, MarR family translates to MKRDFSWRFGFLVSDVAKQYGERFDRLARERIGLSRAQCRLLGVLARHGDAQPLSQAELANRLGLSAMGVASLCDRMAAAGWIRRVPSATDRRANEVHLEPKAEAALDAALAIGDDLQAEALTGLTAAERAQLLALLRRVHARLLEPAAGEAR, encoded by the coding sequence ATGAAGCGCGATTTCAGCTGGCGGTTCGGGTTTCTGGTCAGCGACGTCGCGAAGCAGTACGGCGAGCGTTTCGACCGGCTCGCGCGCGAACGCATCGGGCTGTCGCGCGCGCAATGCCGCCTGCTCGGCGTGCTGGCGCGGCACGGCGATGCGCAGCCGCTGTCGCAGGCGGAACTGGCAAACCGGCTCGGCCTGAGTGCGATGGGCGTGGCCAGCCTGTGCGACCGCATGGCCGCCGCCGGCTGGATCCGCCGCGTGCCGAGCGCCACCGACCGGCGTGCCAACGAGGTGCATCTGGAGCCGAAGGCCGAGGCCGCGCTCGACGCGGCGCTGGCAATTGGCGACGACCTGCAGGCCGAGGCGCTGACGGGCCTGACCGCCGCCGAACGCGCACAGCTGCTCGCGCTGCTGCGCCGGGTCCATGCGCGGCTGCTCGAACCGGCCGCCGGGGAGGCGCGATGA